AGGCAACGAGGTAAAGAGCTAAGAGAAGATTAACAATCCCTTGGAAAAGATGAGCTGGTGAGCGAAGCTCTTTTGGTACAGAGAAATAGCCTAAAATAGCTGCTATAGAAGAAACCAGTAAACCAAATGCAATCCACCAGCTGTAAGCAACAAGATTAGCTACTGGGTTTGTAAATAGGAAAAGTCCTAAAAGGACAAAAACAACTCCTGCAAGGAATAGCAGTAAACGATTAGAAAATTTCATTTCAATACCCCCTATATAGTATAGTATAGTTTGATAATAAAAATATTATACACCTTTTTAGAGGAAATGTCAATAAACAAAATGGAAAATTTGGAAGTTTCAGTCTGATTTATGAAAAGAAAATCAGTTTTTATTATTTTGAAAATAAAAAGAGAAGATAAAATTTGTCTTCTCTACATGAAAATATTGTATGGCATCAAAGCAAAAGTAACTGGCTTTACACTATTTGTTAAGATGTAATTTGATTCAAAAAGAAAAGATAGATTTAAAATGTGGGACAAATGATGGGGTAAATCAGTTATAGACAAGCAAAAAAAGCCTTGATTTACAAGGCTTTTTCCTGTTGTATTTAGATGCCCCCTACAGGGATCGAACCTGTGACCCACGGATTAAGAGTCCGCTGCTCTGCCAGCTGAGCTAAGGAGGCAAAGAAAAAAGCTGTATTGGTGCCGAAACTTCACGGTTTGTATTGAACCCGCGCAATTAAGCAGGTGGGCAACTCGCTCTAACTGAAGCTGTTTCCGTGTGAGACGGCCTACATGCTGTTAGAAGACTTTTGTTTCCCTAATAATACAAAAAATAGTCGGTCAACACTTAAGTGTGAAGTCGTACACCACAGCGTTTCTATGTTTATATAATACCACTTTTTCAAAAAAAATCAAGAGGAAAGTGCAATTTTTTGAAAAGGATTTCAGATTTTTCGCAAACGGTCGATAGCTTCCTTTCTTTGAGCCAAAGCCCGTTCATATTTACCAGTATCTTCTGCTTGGAAATAGTGATGATTACGAATTTTTTCTGGTAGATAGTCTTGCTTGACCCAATTTCCAGGATAGTTGTGTGGATAGAGATAGTCTTGGGCATTCCCTAGTTCCTTGCTTCCGCTGTAGTGTCCATCACGCAGGTGTCGCGGAATAGGCAAGTGCCCTGATGTTTTGAGGTCAGCAAGTGCCTTATCCATAGCTACATAGGCTGAGTTGGATTTTGGAGAAAGGGCCAAATCAATCACGACATTGGCAATGAGAATGCGGGCTTCTGGGAACCCAATCTTCTGGGCAGCATCCAGAGCAGTCACGGTATGAATCTGGGCTTCAGGGTTGGCCAAACCGATATCTTCATAGGCGATAACGGTCAAGCGACGAGCGAGACTTGGCAGATCCCCAGCCTCAATCAAGCGGGCAGCATAGTGAAGACTGGCATCAACATCTGAGCCACGGATAGACTTTTGCAGGGCAGATAGAACATCATAGTGACCGTCTCCATCCTTGTCCATAGTGATGTAGCTTCTCTGAAGACTATTTTCCATGATGTCTAGAGTGATATGGCGAATGCCCTTATCATTCTCAGGGGTAGAAAGAACAGCCAAATCCAGTGAGTTAAAGGCAGAGCGCAGGTCTCCGTTTGTAGAGGTTGCGATGAAGTCCAGCGCATCCTCATCTAGTTCTACTGGAAAATCAAAACCACGCTCAGGGTTACTTAGAGCTATCTGTAGAGCCTCTTTGACTTCTTGGTTAGACAGAGGTTCCAACTCAAAAATTTGAACGCGACTACGAATGGCTGGAGTGACAGAAAAAAAAGGATTTTCAGTCGTAGCCCCAATCATGATGACCAGACCACTTTCCAAGAGGGGAAGTAGAAAGTCTTGCTTGGTCTTGTCAAGACGGTGAATCTCGTCCAGTAGCAGAACTAGTCCACCTGAAAATTTAGCCTCTTCCGCGATTTCTTGTAGCCGTTTTTTACTATCAACTGTCGCGTTAAAGGTCCGAAAGGCATACTTGGTCGTTCCAGCGATGGCTGAGGCGATACTGGTCTTTCCGATTCCTGGAGGTCCGTAGAGAATCATGGAGGACAGACGATTGGCTTCCACCATGCGGCGGATGATTTTTCCAGGTCCGACCAGATGCTTCTGACCGATGACCTGGTCGATGGTTTTTGGGCGCATGCGAAGCGCGAGATTGTCTGGCATAGTAGTCCTTTCTAACATGGATTTTCTGATGTATATGTGGTAAGATGGTAGTATCTATTTTAGCATATTTCCGAGCATTCGGGGCGATTAAAGAGTCGCATAGAAAGAGGACAAAATGGCAACATACGGATTTTTAGATGTTTTAGAGGAAGAGTTGGACAAGAACTTTCCCTTTGATTATGAGATTAGTTGGGACAAGCGCAACCACGCGGTAGAAGTGAGTTTTCTATTGGAAGCGCAAAACGCTACAGGAGTGGAGATGGTGGATGAAGACGGAGAGGTGTCGTCAGACGATATTCTCTTTGAGGAAGCGGTACTTTTTTACAATCCTGCCAAGTCAACTGTTAATGAGGAAGATTATTTGACTGTTATCCCTTACCTGCCTAAAAAAGGTTTTTCACGTGAATTCTTAGCCTATTTTGCGCTTTTCCTTAAAGATACTGCCGAGGTTGGACTAGATGCGCTCATGGACTTTTTGGAAGACCCAGAAGCAGAAGAGTTCGTCATGGAATGGAACCAAGAAGTCTTTGAAGAAGGAAAAGTCGGCTTGGAAGAGGGAGAGTTTTATCCTTATCCGAGATACTAGGAGTTTGGAGAAGGTAGTATGAAAAAATTTGGGACGTATTTGGTTTATGTGCTAGCTTTTGCCTTTATTATGCTAGCTTTTGCTTGTGGCACTATCGCATTTGCAGAGTTGGGGTCTTCCGCAGTTTTAGTCTTTACTTTTGGTTATACCTTCGCTCTTCTAAGCATATATTTAATCTTTATTCTTCATGAGCTGGGTCATGCTTTTTGTGGTTACTTGACAGGCTATCGACTGGTAGCTTTTGGATTAGGACATTTTCTTTTGACCAAAAAGTCTGGCAGGTTTCATCTTAGTCGAACAGCCGTTATGAAAAATGTTGGTGCTCAGTATATTGGTTTAAAGGAGGACGAAAGCGATCAAAGAATCATTCTGATGCTTTCAGGAGGTTTGATGATTCATCTCAGCTTGATATTATTGGCGATATTGTTTGGATTTTTGACAAAAAGCTGGTATTTTGCTAGTACTTGGATTTTTCTTAATTTGTCTTTCTTCCTAAACAACGCCTTGCCAGTCGGCATTACCGATGGAGCGAAAATCTGGGAATTGCTACAACATCCTGAAAATACCAAATACGCTTACTTGGTGTTGAGGCATTCTGCCCAAACTTTGCTTGCTCCTCAAGAGTATGATTTGAAAGACTTTATCATGCCTGTTTCTGAGGATGCAAGTGGGAGCTTTGCAGAAAGTATTCAAACTCTTGAGGGAGTGGTTTTCATATTGGATGGTCATTTAGAGACAGCTAAAAAGCTATTTCAATCTTTACTAGAGAGAACAGAACACTCGCTGTCTGAAACTTTTTGCCAGCTGTACCTTCTTCAAATCGCCTTGCTAGAAGGTGATAATGAGAAGGCGGAGGAATATGCAAGTATTCGAAGTGTTAAGTCCTTCTTATCTCTAAAAATGGCAGATGTGCAGATGATTCAAGCCTGGTATCAATTTAAGGTAAAGAAAAATATAGCTCAAACTCGCAAGGCTATGAAGATTGCTAGACAGAAAATGAATAGCAGCCGAATGCTACGGGACGAGAAACGCTATTATGAAAACTGGTTAGCAGAGCTGGAAAAGGCATTAGCTGAAGGAGTCTGATATGGAAATAGAAATTTCTGATTTTACAGGTTGTAAAATTGCCCTCTTTTGTGATGATAGAATTTTGACCATTTTGCGTGATGACAAGGGAAATATTCCATGGCCCAATATGTGGGAACTGCCAGGTGGTGGGCGCGAAGGTGATGAAAGTCCTTTCGAGTGCGCAGCGCGTGAAGTTTTTGAGGAACTGGGAATTCGTCTGACTAAAGATTGCCTGCTTTGGAGTAAGGTTTATCCCAGCATGCTTTTTGAGGGGAAGGAATCCGTCTTTCTAGTTGGCAAGTTAACGCAGGAACAGTTTGATAGTATCGTCTTTGGCGATGAAGGACAGGGCTATAGACTGATGAGCATTGACGAATTTCTTGGCTCAGATAAGGTCGTGCCCCAGTTGCAGGATAGAGTGAGGGATTATATGGAGGAAGTAAAATGATTTTTGCAATTGCAACAACGACGTTAAATAAGGAAGTTAAACGCAAACTAAAAACTGGACAATATTCTAGAGAAGAAGCTACATTCATCTATATGGAATATTTAAAGTTAAAGAAGCAGAGAGAAAGTGGTATGAAAGTAGCTGGGATTTCTACGGCTGTTATTTGGGTATTAATGCTTGTTATACCCTTACTGAGTGATGGAGGTCTCGTACTGCCTCTTTCAGTATATTTTTTACTTTTGATACTGTTAGCAGGAATTGTTCTATTTGTTTATTATCTTATGTTTGGTATTTTTAAACAGCAGATTCATAGTGCAATGAAAGAGCACTACACAGATGTGATTGAAGAATTTAAGGGTCAGTAAAACAGCGTGTGGAAGAGCATAGAAGTACTAGTTGAGAGAGTGTGTATTTGGGGGTAGTAGTATGATTCAGATTGTCCGAGCAGGAGCAGAGGATTTAGAAACCGTAATTGCAATTCAAAGGGCTAGCTTTAAGGCTGTCTATGAAAAATACCAAGATGAGTATGATCCCTACCTAGAGGATCGTGAACGAATCAAGTGGAAATTGGTTGAGCGTCCCAATAGTTATTACTACTTTTTGAAAGAAAAGGACGAAAATATCGGATTTTTACGAGTTCAGACCAATGAGGAATTGACGGAGGCTTGGTTGGGAACGGCAGCGATTTTGCCCCAGTATCAAGGAAAAGGTTATGGTTCTGAGGGATTGAGATTACTGGAAAAGGAATTTCCAACGATTAAACAGTGGGATTTGTGTACGGTATTACAGGATGCGGGCATGGTCGCCTTTTATGAGAAAAATGGCTACCGTCAAACCCATATCGAGCCTGAAAAAGAAGGTATGGATATGGTTTACATGAAAAAATTGATTGACAAATAGAAAGGATGGTTCGGTTACATTTCTAAACTGAACCCGCCCTAAACACTGTGCCAAAAAGATAAACTTCTCTTAGACACAAGCGTCTTCAGAGAGTTTCCTATTTTGGCCTTGTGTTTTACGGGCTTGGTATCTTAATGATGGAAACATGGCAAGAGTTAAAAGTAACGGTGAAGCGTGAGGGAGAGGAGCTGGTCTCCAATCTCTTGATTGAGCTGGGAGCGCAAGGTGTTGCGATCGAAGATAGTATGGACTATGTGGGGAATGTGGATCGCTTCGGCGAGATTTTCCCAGAGGTTGAGCAACAAGAAGAAATCGTAGTGACAGCCTACTACCCTGAAACGGTTGATGTGGCAGTAGTTGAGGCAGATTTGCAGGCTCGTCTCCTAGAATTAAAAGATTTTATGGATTTAGGAGAGGTCAAGATGGGAACGACTGCCTTGGCTGAGGAAGACTGGGCAGACAACTGGAAGAAATATTATGAACCAGCTCGTATCACCCATGACTTGACCATTGTGCCGTCATGGACAGACTATAAGGCGACTGCGGGAGAAAAGATTATCAAGCTGGATCCTGGTATGGCCTTTGGGACTGGAACGCATCCAACGACCAAGATGAGCCTTTTTGCTTTGGAGCAAGTTCTTCGTGGTGGTGAAACGGTGCTTGATGTAGGAACTGGATCAGGTGTTCTTTCTATTGCTAGCTCGCTACTTGGTGCCAAGGAAATTTTCGCCTATGACCTGGATGATGTGGCGGTTCGTGTTGCTCAGGAAAATATTGAGCTCAACCCTGGTATGGAAAATATCCATGTAGCGGCAGGAGATTTGCTTAAGGGTGTGGAGATTGAGGCAGATGTCATCGTGGCTAATATCTTGGCGGATATTCTCATTCATCTGACAGAGGATGCTTATCGTTTGGTCAAGGACGAAGGCTACCTGATCATGAGTGGCATTATCAAGGACAAGTGGGACATGGTGCGCGAGTCGGCTGAGTCAGCTGGATTTTTCCTTGAAACTCACATGATTCAAGGGGAATGGAATGCCTGTGTCTTTAAGAAAACCAAGGATATTTCAGGTGTGATTGGAGGCTAGCATGCAGCAGTATTTTGTCAAAGGAAGTGCTATCTCACCTGTGACCATCGAGGACAAGGAAACCAGCAAGCACATGTTTCAGGTCATGCGCCTGAAAGAAGATGATGAGGTGACTTTAGTCTTTGATGACGGGGTCAAGCGCTTGGCGCGCGTGCTGGATGTGGAAGCTCGTCAGTTTGAACTAGTGGAAGAGTTAGCTGACAATGTGGAACTGCCAATCCAAGTGACCATCGCATCTGGTTTTCCTAAGGGAGACAAGCTCGAGTTTATCACTCAAAAAGTGACGGAACTAGGAGCCAGTCAAATCTGGGCCTTTCCTGCAGATTGGTCAGTTGCTAAGTGGGATGGCAAGAAATTGGGCAAAAAGGTTGAAAAACTAGAAAAAATCGCCCTTGGAGCGGCAGAACAAAGCAAGCGTAATCTGGTCCCAAGTATCCAGCTTTTCGAGAAAAAAGCAGATTTTCTAGCTAAGCTGGACCAGTTTGACTCTATCATCGTAGCCTATGAAGAGTCGGCTAAAGAGGGAGAAACCGCTGCGCTTCTGCAAGCAGTCACTGGTCTTGAAAAAGGAGCCAAATTGCTCTTTATCTTTGGACCAGAGGGTGGCCTATCACCTGCAGAAATCGAGAGTTTTGAAGCTAAAGGAGCTGTCTTGGCAGGACTTGGCCCTCGTATCTTACGAGCAGAAACAGCACCGCTTTATGCTTTATCAGCCCTTAGTGTTTTAGTAGAATTAGAGAAATAAGAGGAAGAAAATGGAACAAAAACATCGTTCAGAATTTCCAGAGAAGGAACTTTGGGACTTAACAGCCCTATACCAAGACCGTGAGGATTTCTTGCGTGCAATTGAGAAAACGCGCGAAGACATCAATCAATTTAGCCGTGACTACAAGGGCAATCTTCACACTTTTGAAGATTTTGAGAAGGCCTTTGCGGAATTGGAGCAAATCTACATTCAGATGAACCATATTGGCAATTATGCCTTTATGCCGCAGACTACAGACTATAGCAATGAAGAATTTGCCAATATTGCACAAGCTGGTATGGAATTTGAGACAGATGCTAGTGTAGCCTTGACCTTCTTTGACGACGCTTTGGTGGCGGCAGATGAAGAAGTTTTGAATCGTTTGGGTGACTTGCCACATTTGACAGCAGCCATTCGTCAGGCCAAAATCAAAAAAGCCCACTACCTAGGGGCTGATGTGGAGAAGGCCTTGACCAATCTCGGTGAAGTTTTCTACAGCCCACAGGATATTTACACTAAGATGCGAGCTGGGGACTTTGAAATGGCTGACTTTGAAGCCCATGGAAAAATCTACAAAAACAGCTTTGTGACCTACGAAAACTTCTACCAAAACCACGAGGACGCTGAGGTTCGTGAGAAATCTTTCCGTTCTTTCTCAGAAGGCCTTCGTAAGCACCAAAATACAGCTGCAGCAGCCTATCTAGCTCAGGTCAAGTCTGAGAAATTGTTGGCAGATATGAAGGGCTATGATTCGGTCTTTGATTATCTTCTAGCTGAGCAAGAAGTGGACCGTGCCATGTTTGACCGCCAGATTGACCTCATCATGAAGGACTTTGCGCCAGTTGCTCAGAGATACCTCAAGCATGTTGCCAAGGTCAATGGTCTTGAAAAGATGACTTTTGCAGACTGGAAATTGGACTTGGACAGCGCCCTGAATCCAGAAGTGACTATTGATGATGCCTATGATTTGGTCATGAAGTCAGTAGAACCTTTGGGACAAGAATATTGTCAGGAAGTTGCGCGCTATCAAGAAGAACGCTGGGTGGACTTCGCTGCCAATAGTGGCAAGGATTCTGGTGGTTATGCGGCGGATCCATATCGTGTGCACCCTTATGTCCTCATGAGCTGGACAGGTCGTTTGAGTGATGTCTATACCTTGATTCATGAAATTGGGCATTCTGGTCAATTTATCTTTTCAGATAATCACCAAAGCTACTTCAATGCCCATATGTCGACCTACTATGTTGAAGCGCCATCAACCTTCAATGAATTGCTTCTCAGTGATTATTTGGAGCACCAATCTGATGACCCGCGTCAAAAACGTTTTGCCCTTGCTCACCGCTTGACAGATACCTACTTCCATAATTTCATCACCCACCTCTTGGAAGCAGCCTTTCAGCGTAAGGTTTATACATTGATTGAAGAGGGAGAAACCTTTGGAGCAAGCAAGCTTAACAGCATTATGAAGGAAGTCTTGACGGATTTCTGGGGAGATGCCATTGAAATTGACGACGATGCGGCACTCACTTGGATGCGCCAAGCTCACTACTACATGGGCTTGTATAGCTACACTTACTCAGCCGGACTAGTCATCTCGACTGCGGGTTACCTCCATCTGAAAAACTCTGAGACTGGAGCTAGAGACTGGCTCAATCTCCTCAAATCAGGTGGCAGCAAAACACCACTTGAGTCAGCCATGATTATCGGAGCGGACATCTCAACAGACAAACCACTCCGTGATACCATCCAGTTCTTGTCAGACACAGTTGACCAGATTATCGCCTACAGTGCTGAGTTGGGGGAGTAGGGCTTAGACAGACTCCTAGGAGAACGATATGAATAGAATCAAAAAATGGCTGGAACAAAATCCCCAAAGAATGCTCTTTATCAAAATAGGCCTAGTCTTGTTAGGCATCATTTTATTGATTGCTTTGCCTACTCTCTATCTTGTTTTGAGCGGAGTTGGTATTTGGTATTTTGTAAAGAAATCGCCAGATATTCGAAAAAGAAATCTAATGATAGGGCTTTTCATTGTCAGTTTTGTTGCGGTTGCTCTTCAAACCCCAACAGTCACAAAGAAAATTTCATCTTCTCAATCAGAAACTAAGCAGACTACGACATCTACTACTTCGGCAGCTTCAACCACGGATACTTCATCTAGTATAGAGGAAGCAAAACGAATCGAAGAAGAGAAAAAAGCTAAAGAAAAAGCGGAAGAAGAGAGAATTGCCAAAGAAAAAGCTGCAAAGGAGTTGCAAGAAAAAGGTGAAACCTTAGTCAAACAATTGGAAGAAAGTCAAGATGCGAGTCAAGTGAAGTCTGCTAAAGAAACAGTTAATCAGATTGAAAATAACGACAAAAAGACAGAGTTGCTTGATAGGATAGGTGCGGTTGAATCATCAATTTCTCAAAAAGAGGAAGAAAAAAGAATTGCACAGGAAGCTGAAACCAAAGCTCAACAGCAAGATAGAATTGTCTATGTTGCAAACAATGGAAAATCAAAAGTTTATTGGTATAGTAAGGATAGAATGCCTTCAAAAACTAATAAAGCTAACGTTGTTGAGATGACAGAAGCAGATGCAATTGCAGCAGGAAAACGTCCATCGAAAACAGAATAAGAAAGAAAGTCATCTTCGGATGACTTTTTGATAAGCTAATAGAAATCCAGAGGTACTAGGGATGTATCAAGTATTACAAAGAAAAGTGACAGAAGAAAAACCAAGCTATAGCCGAGAAGAAATTCAGTGGTTGCTTGAGCACTTGGGAGATGCCTCTCCAAAAATTCGAGACGAACTTGTTTTTACGAGTTTGGCTAGAGGGATTCAAGAAGAGTTGTTTTCCCTTGAGCAGTTTCAGTTTATCTCAGAAGAGGTCTCCTCTGATGAAGGACTATACAAGGAGATTGATAGTAGAGGAGTTTCGGCTCTTAAACGTTCTTTTAGGGCGCTTATTTATGCCAATCTACTGTCCTGCGATGGTACTAAGGAATCACTTTATTACCAGCAGTTGTCTTCTCCTATCAGGGCTACCATGCTAAATCAAGGATTGTACTATCTTACAAAGGAAAAAGAGACGACGGGCTACTCTCATCAGTATGGTTGGGTTCACGCTTTTGCGCATGGGGCTGATCTTTTGACGGAAGTTATATGCCATCCTAGCTTTCCAAAGTCAGATATAGCCGAAGCATTTGAAATCATTGGGAAAATCTTTAAAGGAGTTGATATTCGTTTTACAAATGATGAAGATTGGCGGTTAGCCAGAGCGTTTTATGAACCAATCTTACGAGGGAAAATCGAAACGTCTCTACTCACTGCTTGGCTGCAAACAGTCGAATTTCCCCTGAAAGAAGCAAATGATTTCCAGAAATTTTCCAATTTCAGATCCTGTCTGTTGGAAGTCTATATCAAACTTGATCAGAAAAACTTTTTACAAGATGAGTTGAAAGAAGCTATTCAATCTTTTCAATACTAGGAATTAGCCGGTCATTTCATGATTTTCAAATAACTTTCCAGTCAATTTTCTTGAAACCCTTTCCTTCTTTTGATAGACTAATACATAGTTTAAAAAAAGGAGACTTATCATGAAAAAATTTGTTGCTGAATTAATCGGTACGTTTATGCTTGTGTTCATCGGAACAGGAGCCGTTGTTTTTGGAAATGGTACAGAGGGTCTTGGACACCTTGGAATTGCTTTTGCCTTTGGTTTGGCAATCGTAGTCGCAGCTTTCTCAATCGGAACTGTTTCAGGTGCGCACTTGAACCCAGCTGTTTCAATCGCTATGTTTATTAATAAGCGTTTGTCATCTTCTGAGCTTGTAAACTACATCCTTGGACAAGTAGTTGGAGCTTTCCTTGCGTCAGGTGCGGTCTTCTTCCTCTTGGCTAACTCAGGAATGTCAACTGCTAGTCTTGGTGAAAATGCCTTGGCAAACGGTGTCACTGTCTTTGGTGGTTTCTTGTTTGAAGTTATTGCAACTTTCTTATTTGTCTTGGTTATCATGACTGTAACATCAGCAAGCAAAGGAAATGGCGCGATTGCTGGTTTGGTAATCGGTTTGTCTTTGATGGCAATGATTCTTGTGGGATTGAACATCACTGGACTTTCAGTAAACCCAGCTCGTAGCTTGGCTCCTGCTGTATTGGTTGGTGGCGCAGCTCTTCAACAAGTTTGGATTTTCATCCTTGCTCCAATCGTTGGTGGTGTACTTGCAGCTCTTGTTGCGAAAAACTGCCTTGGAACAGAAGACTAAGAAACGAAAAAGGAGTCCTGTCCTCAGTTTGAGGAACAGGACTTTTTCTATGCAAACAAAAAAAGCACTCCCATTTTGAGTGGGAGTGTTTCGTGATTAGCTCAATTCAGCAA
Above is a window of Streptococcus oralis subsp. dentisani DNA encoding:
- a CDS encoding replication-associated recombination protein A; this translates as MPDNLALRMRPKTIDQVIGQKHLVGPGKIIRRMVEANRLSSMILYGPPGIGKTSIASAIAGTTKYAFRTFNATVDSKKRLQEIAEEAKFSGGLVLLLDEIHRLDKTKQDFLLPLLESGLVIMIGATTENPFFSVTPAIRSRVQIFELEPLSNQEVKEALQIALSNPERGFDFPVELDEDALDFIATSTNGDLRSAFNSLDLAVLSTPENDKGIRHITLDIMENSLQRSYITMDKDGDGHYDVLSALQKSIRGSDVDASLHYAARLIEAGDLPSLARRLTVIAYEDIGLANPEAQIHTVTALDAAQKIGFPEARILIANVVIDLALSPKSNSAYVAMDKALADLKTSGHLPIPRHLRDGHYSGSKELGNAQDYLYPHNYPGNWVKQDYLPEKIRNHHYFQAEDTGKYERALAQRKEAIDRLRKI
- a CDS encoding DUF3013 family protein, giving the protein MATYGFLDVLEEELDKNFPFDYEISWDKRNHAVEVSFLLEAQNATGVEMVDEDGEVSSDDILFEEAVLFYNPAKSTVNEEDYLTVIPYLPKKGFSREFLAYFALFLKDTAEVGLDALMDFLEDPEAEEFVMEWNQEVFEEGKVGLEEGEFYPYPRY
- a CDS encoding M50 family metallopeptidase, whose amino-acid sequence is MKKFGTYLVYVLAFAFIMLAFACGTIAFAELGSSAVLVFTFGYTFALLSIYLIFILHELGHAFCGYLTGYRLVAFGLGHFLLTKKSGRFHLSRTAVMKNVGAQYIGLKEDESDQRIILMLSGGLMIHLSLILLAILFGFLTKSWYFASTWIFLNLSFFLNNALPVGITDGAKIWELLQHPENTKYAYLVLRHSAQTLLAPQEYDLKDFIMPVSEDASGSFAESIQTLEGVVFILDGHLETAKKLFQSLLERTEHSLSETFCQLYLLQIALLEGDNEKAEEYASIRSVKSFLSLKMADVQMIQAWYQFKVKKNIAQTRKAMKIARQKMNSSRMLRDEKRYYENWLAELEKALAEGV
- a CDS encoding NUDIX hydrolase, with the protein product MEIEISDFTGCKIALFCDDRILTILRDDKGNIPWPNMWELPGGGREGDESPFECAAREVFEELGIRLTKDCLLWSKVYPSMLFEGKESVFLVGKLTQEQFDSIVFGDEGQGYRLMSIDEFLGSDKVVPQLQDRVRDYMEEVK
- a CDS encoding GNAT family N-acetyltransferase, with the protein product MIQIVRAGAEDLETVIAIQRASFKAVYEKYQDEYDPYLEDRERIKWKLVERPNSYYYFLKEKDENIGFLRVQTNEELTEAWLGTAAILPQYQGKGYGSEGLRLLEKEFPTIKQWDLCTVLQDAGMVAFYEKNGYRQTHIEPEKEGMDMVYMKKLIDK
- the prmA gene encoding 50S ribosomal protein L11 methyltransferase, with protein sequence METWQELKVTVKREGEELVSNLLIELGAQGVAIEDSMDYVGNVDRFGEIFPEVEQQEEIVVTAYYPETVDVAVVEADLQARLLELKDFMDLGEVKMGTTALAEEDWADNWKKYYEPARITHDLTIVPSWTDYKATAGEKIIKLDPGMAFGTGTHPTTKMSLFALEQVLRGGETVLDVGTGSGVLSIASSLLGAKEIFAYDLDDVAVRVAQENIELNPGMENIHVAAGDLLKGVEIEADVIVANILADILIHLTEDAYRLVKDEGYLIMSGIIKDKWDMVRESAESAGFFLETHMIQGEWNACVFKKTKDISGVIGG
- a CDS encoding 16S rRNA (uracil(1498)-N(3))-methyltransferase, giving the protein MQQYFVKGSAISPVTIEDKETSKHMFQVMRLKEDDEVTLVFDDGVKRLARVLDVEARQFELVEELADNVELPIQVTIASGFPKGDKLEFITQKVTELGASQIWAFPADWSVAKWDGKKLGKKVEKLEKIALGAAEQSKRNLVPSIQLFEKKADFLAKLDQFDSIIVAYEESAKEGETAALLQAVTGLEKGAKLLFIFGPEGGLSPAEIESFEAKGAVLAGLGPRILRAETAPLYALSALSVLVELEK
- the pepF gene encoding oligoendopeptidase F yields the protein MEQKHRSEFPEKELWDLTALYQDREDFLRAIEKTREDINQFSRDYKGNLHTFEDFEKAFAELEQIYIQMNHIGNYAFMPQTTDYSNEEFANIAQAGMEFETDASVALTFFDDALVAADEEVLNRLGDLPHLTAAIRQAKIKKAHYLGADVEKALTNLGEVFYSPQDIYTKMRAGDFEMADFEAHGKIYKNSFVTYENFYQNHEDAEVREKSFRSFSEGLRKHQNTAAAAYLAQVKSEKLLADMKGYDSVFDYLLAEQEVDRAMFDRQIDLIMKDFAPVAQRYLKHVAKVNGLEKMTFADWKLDLDSALNPEVTIDDAYDLVMKSVEPLGQEYCQEVARYQEERWVDFAANSGKDSGGYAADPYRVHPYVLMSWTGRLSDVYTLIHEIGHSGQFIFSDNHQSYFNAHMSTYYVEAPSTFNELLLSDYLEHQSDDPRQKRFALAHRLTDTYFHNFITHLLEAAFQRKVYTLIEEGETFGASKLNSIMKEVLTDFWGDAIEIDDDAALTWMRQAHYYMGLYSYTYSAGLVISTAGYLHLKNSETGARDWLNLLKSGGSKTPLESAMIIGADISTDKPLRDTIQFLSDTVDQIIAYSAELGE
- a CDS encoding DUF2785 domain-containing protein; translated protein: MYQVLQRKVTEEKPSYSREEIQWLLEHLGDASPKIRDELVFTSLARGIQEELFSLEQFQFISEEVSSDEGLYKEIDSRGVSALKRSFRALIYANLLSCDGTKESLYYQQLSSPIRATMLNQGLYYLTKEKETTGYSHQYGWVHAFAHGADLLTEVICHPSFPKSDIAEAFEIIGKIFKGVDIRFTNDEDWRLARAFYEPILRGKIETSLLTAWLQTVEFPLKEANDFQKFSNFRSCLLEVYIKLDQKNFLQDELKEAIQSFQY
- a CDS encoding MIP/aquaporin family protein, whose product is MKKFVAELIGTFMLVFIGTGAVVFGNGTEGLGHLGIAFAFGLAIVVAAFSIGTVSGAHLNPAVSIAMFINKRLSSSELVNYILGQVVGAFLASGAVFFLLANSGMSTASLGENALANGVTVFGGFLFEVIATFLFVLVIMTVTSASKGNGAIAGLVIGLSLMAMILVGLNITGLSVNPARSLAPAVLVGGAALQQVWIFILAPIVGGVLAALVAKNCLGTED